In Capsicum annuum cultivar UCD-10X-F1 chromosome 7, UCD10Xv1.1, whole genome shotgun sequence, one genomic interval encodes:
- the LOC107842589 gene encoding protein YIP4b gives MSHGDTIPLHSTSQSDIDEIENLIYVNPSTVLPARPPSPPRAAIPVSSSPFMPSNLRPQPPTTTTTTTTNHKPPTPVPSIPTPPPLPSSGQSIIAATGFGSPPNTLTEPVWDTVKRDLSRIVSNLKLVVFPNPYREDPGKALRDWDLWGPFFFIVFLGLTLSWSASVKKSEVFAVAFALLAAGAVILTLNVLLLGGHIIFFQSLSLLGYCLFPLDVGAFICMLKDNVVLKVVVVCVALAWSSWAAYPLMSTAVNPRRKALALYPVVLMYVSVGFLIIAID, from the exons ATGTCACACGGAGACACTATACCTCTTCACTCCACATCTCAATCGGACATTGATGAAATCGAAAACCTCATCTATGTCAATCCTTCTACTGTCCTTCCAGCACGCCCGCCTTCTCCTCCTCGTGCTGCCATTCCTGTTTCATCTTCTCCCTTCATGCCTTCCAATCTCCGCCCACAACCTCCTACTACGACTACGACGACAACCACCAACCACAAACCACCGACACCTGTCCCTTCCATTCCAACTCCGCCTCCGCTACCTTCATCGGGACAGTCGATTATAGCCGCAACCGGTTTTGGATCTCCGCCCAATACCCTTACGGAGCCGGTTTGGGATACCGTCAAAAGAGATCTGTCCAGAATTGTTAGTAATTTGAAGCTCGTGGTTTTCCCTAATCCTTATAGAGAAGATCCTGGGAAAGCCCTTCGTGATTGGGATCTCTGGGGACctttcttcttcattgttttccTTGGTCTCACTTTGTCATGGTCTGCCTCTGTTAAGAAG TCCGAGGTTTTTGCTGTTGCATTTGCTCTGCTGGCTGCCGGTGCTGTCATTCTGACACTGAATGTCTTGTTACTG GGCGGTCATATAATCTTCTTCCAAAGTCTAAGTTTGCTGGGTTACTGTCTATTTCCACTTGATGTTGGTGCCTTCATTTGCATGCTAAAGGACAATGTGGTATTGAAGGTGGTTGTGGTATGTGTTGCACTAGCTTGGAGCTCTTGGGCGGCATATCCCTTAATGAGTACAGCTGTTAACCCTAGGAGGAAAGCTCTTGCCCTGTATCCTGTAGTGCTCATGTATGTATCTGTTGGATTTCTCATTATTGCCATCGATTGA